The following coding sequences lie in one Lepeophtheirus salmonis chromosome 11, UVic_Lsal_1.4, whole genome shotgun sequence genomic window:
- the LOC139904747 gene encoding uncharacterized protein, translating to MDNSKAWVIILPILIGIGSIKVPRHFEYISYIQRSEELFEFMKDFRNYQELNPLITYINITEEGPYHQEAEYEEYYETLPSIFMNRSKGKFLVKPHILIIESTHSTCLIMGEYYCLQSSSIKQIQDRTSELDLSIDYECPLALIPICVVEIEKQQTKILNNIKGMFGTGRRW from the exons ATGGATAATTCAAAAGCCTGGGTCATCATTCTGCCTATATTAATTGGAATCGGATCCATCAAAGTCCCGAGACACTTTGAGTACATCTCCTACATCCAGAGATCTGAAGAGCTCTTTGAATTCATGAAGGATTTTAG AAATTATCAAGAATTGAATCCTCTCATTACTTATATAAACATTACGGAAGAAGGTCCCTATCACCAAGAGGCAGAGTATGAGGAATACTATGAAACTCTTCCCTCTATTTTTATGAATCGTTCCAAGGGGAAATTCCTTGTTAAGCCCCATATCCTAATCATTGAGTCAACACATTCTACTTGTTTAATAATGGGAGaatattattgtcttcaatcaaGTTCAATTAAACAAATTCAAGACAGGACGAGTGAACTTGATCTTAGCATTGATTACGAATGCCCTCTTGCTCTGATACCCATTTGCGTTgtagaaattgaaaaacaacagaccaaaattttaaataatattaaaggaatGTTCGGAACAGGAAGACGTTGGTGA
- the LOC121125914 gene encoding uncharacterized protein, with the protein MTSFSDWCYGYTPSSNYQSDGNGYGMYEENRTYYQENPTYYGANPPSNNNYQDNYSNNSTTYQKSPPNNFNQNNGSNIYQNNPMHNYQKYPNGPNNYQVKKTSSPVVNSTQSACARLHNYALQNNLLESYSTVNQNGGYVVTLTLGNQQFLGNGTNLKMAKEAAASQALRETSYIENDVQYKSSNSGTTATSQLHEIATKKGVNVEFKFIEPYNFKFKSSMRAWAKTDIMSSYKVHLKVASYDFYGQADHPQKAKHIASNEALAYVEALPDIPKAKTTVVDGLLEGKNVIMALNEIAMTNGLCPEWNMVSDQGLPHQRTFTWSLKLGDHEVVGTGSSKKVAKTTAANQMLNIIPEEWKKAVLEMDGKKKKKANKRKSGSASNNPDNSNKTEPEEEGAHPVKKANLSSPENPSLDKVTTPLKAEVPVKVEDNSTPLSATTDIAQLPSNLPIFEQITSSNPISCLYEYCKKAKFDDPVFECVSENVVETWLKGQQTLKKTEYNMKLIVKDKTYYESGSNKKLAKNNVATKAWNNIRAGID; encoded by the exons ATGACCTCTTTCAGCGATTGGTGTTATGGATATACTCCGAGTTCCAACTACCAAAGTGATGGTAATGGCTACGGTATGTACGAAGAGAATCGTACGTACTACCAAGAGAACCCCACGTATTACGGAGCGAACCCCCCCAGTAATAATAATTACCAAGATAACTACTCAAATAACTCCACCACTTACCAAAAAAGCCCTCCTAacaactttaatcaaaataatggtTCTAACATCTACCAAAATAACCCCATGCATAACTACCAAAAGTACCCCAATGGACCAAATAACTACCAAGTGAAAAAGACGTCGTCCCCTGTGGTCAACTCCACACAGTCCGCCTGTGCAAGGCTTCACAACTATGCTCTCCAAAACAATCTCCTGGAGTCTTACTCCACCGTCAATCAGAATGGAGGCTACGTAGTCACACTCACTCTTGGCAATCAACAGTTCCTTGGGAACGGAACTAATCTTAAAATGGCTAAAGAGGCCGCCGCGTCTCAAGCATTAAG ggAAACATCATACATTGAAAATGATGTTCAATACAAAAGCTCCAACTCCGGCACAACAGCCACCTCCCAACTTCACGAAATTGCCACTAAAAAAGGAGTCAATGTggaattcaaatttatagagCCATATAACTTTAAATTCAAGTCCTCAATGAGAGCATGGGCCAAGACAGACATCATGTCGAGTTACAAAGTTCATTTAAAAGTAGCTTCTTATGACTTCTATGGGCAGGCAGATCATCCTCAAAAAGCCAAACATATTGCTTCTAACGAAGCACTTGCATATGTAGAAGCCCTACCTGATATACCAAAAGCTAAAACCACTGTGGTTGATGGTTTACTCGAAGGAAAGAACGTCATCATGGCTTTAAATGAAATAGCAATGACTAATGGACTTTGTCCAGAATGGAACATGGTTTCGGATCAGGGATTACCTCATCAAAGGACCTTTACTTGGTCATTAAAGTTGGGAGATCACGAGGTCGTTGGAACTGGGAGCTCAAAAAAGGTTGCCAAAACAACAGCAGCTAATCAGATGTTGAACATCATTCCGGAGGAATGGAAAAAGGCTGTACTAGAGATGGATggtaaaaagaagaagaaggcaAACAAGAGAAAGTCAGGCTCTGCATCAAACAATCCAGACAATTCAAATAAAACTGAGCCAGAGGAGGAGGGGGCTCATCCCGTAAAGAAAGCAAATCTGAGTAGTCCAGAAAATCCTTCCTTGGATAAAGTAACCACCCCATTGAAGGCAGAAGTTCCAGTTAAAGTAGAAGATAATTCTACTCCTTTATCAGCTACAACGGATATCGCACAACTTCCCTCTAACCTGCCCATCTTTGAGCAAATTACCTCATCCAATCCCATCTCATGTCTCTATGAGTACtgtaaaaagg CTAAATTTGATGATCCTGTCTTTGAATGTGTGAGTGAAAACGTGGTTGAAACATGGCTAAAGGGTCAACAAACTCTTAAAAAGACAGAATACAACATGAAACTCATTGTTAAAGATAAAACCTACTACGAGTCTGGATCTAATAAAAAACTAGCTAAAAACAATGTTGCTACCAAAGCATGGAACAATATCCGTGCTGGGATTgattag
- the LOC121126365 gene encoding zinc finger HIT domain-containing protein 3 gives MGPSSGVLLKCGICEIQDRKYKCPTCYVPYCSSSCFGSHICVPYVPPKENSNPKKSTIFQENNSTVDLTALGKSDPLKTLLKSSPCLRDLLERVNTTHNPEGFMKLVMREPIFVEFADLVLDILDSESEKSS, from the exons ATGGGTCCTTCTTCAGGGGTTCTTTTAAAGTGTGGCATATGTGAAATCCAGGATCGGAAATACAAGTGTCCAACGTGCTACGTTCctta CTGCTCTTCGTCTTGTTTCGGAAGTCATATCTGTGTGCCTTACGTGCCGCCAAAGGAAAACTCAAATCCTAAAAAGTCCACTATCTTTCAGGAGAATAATAGTACGGTGGATTTGACCGCATTGGGAAAGAGCGATCCATTAAA aacatTACTCAAGTCAAGTCCATGCCTCAGAGACCTTTTGGAAAGAGTGAATACGACTCATAATCCAGAGGGATTCATGAAACTTGTGATGAGAGAACCTATTTTTGTAGAGTTTGCAGATCTTGTGCTTGATATCTTAGACTCGGAGTCGGAAAAATcctcttaa
- the LOC121126188 gene encoding uncharacterized protein, whose protein sequence is MSYPDKEDPEVLKALLPSLLTLPDGKSVIDLEYLRQKVWRETSSFVLPPESVLRGMQANIFKILLKNEGGDERSIVIKRIYPGELPKKQNEDVLLDFIESVRREVIFYKDFLSHTEDSIAHLIPKIYEILTNYNENEVVRDPMSMNSLIIMSDMSDKYYQRPAMNEQEAKVVLKNVAEFHAFYWNRLPKKAERGSFWVLERRLTTGELEETEVKRSWTALLNRLPMIRQECSNLTGLENLASILCSKALELDKFIQEGCVTRIHGDLKGWNLFLSTEEALLIDMQWTGKGHPLQDVAYVLTTSLDSSCLPQMNNLVDYYIEELSKYLGDKSLNYSTLRSQFDLVWCDYVRVIVTGIWKKLTLQSMESNKEKIGPSMINRSIKHVLFIIKRLHGLIIEKDILDSIIFRDFRL, encoded by the exons ATGAGTTATCCGGATAAAGAGGACCCTGAAGTTCTCAAAGCTCTTCTTCCCTCCTTATTAACACTTCCTGATGGAAAATCCGTCATAGACCTAGAATATCTTCGTCAAAAAGTATGGAGAGAGACCTCTAGTTTTGTTCTTCCTCCCGAGTCCGTTCTTCGTGGTATGCAAGccaacatatttaaaatacttttgaagaATGAAGGCGGA GATGAACGGTCTATTGTCATTAAACGTATTTACCCAGGAGAGTTACCAAAGAAACAGAATGAGGATGTCTTGCTTGATTTTATCGAGTCTGTTCGTAGGGAAGTCATCTTCTACAAGGATTTCCTCTCCCACACAGAGGACAGCATTGCTCATTTAATCCCCAAAATCTacgaaattttaacaaattataatgaaaacga AGTTGTGAGGGATCCTATGAGCATGAATAGTCTTATTATTATGTCTGATATGTCGGATAAATACTATCAAAGACCAGCAATGAACGAACAAGAGGCCAAAGTTGTTTTGAAGA ATGTAGCGGAATTTCATGCATTTTATTGGAATAGGCTACCTAAAAAAGCGGAGAGAGGGAGTTTCTGGGTCTTAGAAAGGCGACTTACCACTGGAG agCTAGAAGAAACGGAAGTAAAAAGATCATGGACTGCACTCTTGAATCGACTTCCAATGATTCGTCAAGAGTGTTCCAATCTCACTGGACTTGAGAATTTGGCATCGATTTTATGCTCAAAGGCTCTGGAACTTGATAAATTCATTCAGGAAGGTTGTGTCACTCGAATTCATGGGGATCTCAAGGGATGGAATCTCTTTCTTTCCACAGAAGAAGCCCTTTTGATTGATATGCAATGGACAGGAAAAGGGCATCCCTTGCAG gaTGTGGCCTATGTACTCACAACTTCCCTAGATTCATCTTGTCTTCCTCAAATGAATAACTTGGTTGACTACTATATTGAAGAGTTATCTAAATATTTGGGAGATAAGTCATTGAATTATAGTACTCTAAGGTCTCAATTCGATTTGGTATGGTGTGACTATGTTCGGGTCATCGTGACCGGGATCTGGAAAAAACTCACTCTTCAAAGCATGGAGTCcaataaggaaaaaattggACCAAGCATGATTAATCGAAGCATAAAACACGTTCTCTTTATCATTAAAAGGCTGCATGGTTTGATTATTGAGAAAGATATTCTTGACTCAATCATCTTCCGTGATTTCCgattataa